In Acipenser ruthenus chromosome 60, fAciRut3.2 maternal haplotype, whole genome shotgun sequence, a genomic segment contains:
- the LOC117398183 gene encoding uncharacterized protein LOC117398183 isoform X1, translating to MFKKQTSPEVVLEVEGKEITFLIDTGAARSVIKKEDAPHLALSDDSVLTIGASGQANREVLTKPVNVKCNKKVVTHSFICSQLCPVNLCGRDLLTALCIKIECNPGGIIVDIPIMYTDCTHQSDWLYAWDLLPGKRTAQLEQLTVEIWGHEPERMPASRMHCTALYSNGQRDFEFENTWFETTETTPAYVEYLETQYLYWSEDFAALSIILTSEQQKVYEVKTGAPHVSLAKRPGCAWKDLGPWVLKLSQLGDWVTVPKGEFSPSGQAYRMLKRGTWVCHRVMLELSAAPDPQHLMMMGEGGEPDWLKDIPQQLWPTSKNDFGLIKDCEPLVVKPKSTHRPKQKQYPLGREAIDGIRPLHEELVKRGAIVPATGARCNSPILPVRKANGEWRFVQDLRLINLAVHQRTPIVPNPITCLSGVPPSAKWFSVIDLANAFYSVPIEKGSQEWFAFVFEGKQWTWTRMPQGYTESPAVFSAAMQANLAGFIPPRGGTLIQYVDDLLLCSESVEASEIDTRALLCFLAREGHKVNRQKLQLCKREVTYLGHLLSAEGKSLCKDRVEAILKIPQPVTKKQMMTFLGMTGYCRAWILDYATKAQPLQDLIHTNQMKMTDAITWTTDSLQAFEELKQGLTANPCLGIPNHEKPFNLYVSEKDGFMSAVLTQRHGDKQRPVGYYSKRMDSVVRGKVACIRAVAAASEAVSCCVDLVQMSELIVQVPHAVSALLNQCKTAHLTPARLLHYQNVLLTMPNVTIQRCTNLNPATLLPNSDDGEPHDCQQIIEIACTPRPDLRDEPLENPDLVLYVDGSAQRNNKGEGLVAYAVVTDSCTIEAKRLPSHWSAQAAELVALTRACLLSEEQTVTIYTDSRYAFGVVHDYGALWKLRDFLTASGKPINNGELVKNLLEAIQRPREIAVVKCAAHTNSTDIVSLGNARADAAAKAAAQSGDPGESVYLCNSSVVDQSFSLQDIIDLQASADEKEKRKWKKEGGRIEAGLWLGPNGKPILPRACYPLMCKWAHGLDHVSKGGVGASCPAGSS from the exons atgtttaaaaaacagacaagCCCAGAAGTAGTATTAGAAGTAGAAGGTAAAGAAATAACCTTTTTGATAGATACAGGAGCTGCAAGATCAGTAATAAAAAAGGAAGATGCACCGCATTTGGCATTGTCTGACGACTCTGTACTAACAATAGGAGCCTCAGGCCAAGCTAATAGGGAAGTGCTCACGAAGCCAGTCAatgtcaaatgcaataaaaaggTTGTGACGCATTCATTCATATGCTCCCAATTATGTCCAGTGAACCTGTGTGGTAGAGATTTACTGACAGCCCTCTGCATAAAGATAGAGTGTAACCCAGGAGGTATTATTGTTGACATACCTATAATGTACACAGATTGCACTCACCAATCTGATTGGCTTTATGCATGGGATTTGTTGCCAGGGAAGCGAACTGCACAGCTAGAACAGCTCACTGTTGAGATATGGGGACACGAGCCAGAGAGAATGCCTGCGTCACgaatgcactgtactgcactctATTCAAATGGACAAAGGGATTTTGAATTTGAAAATACGTGGTTTGAAACCACTGAAACCACCCCAGCATATGTAGAATATTTAGAAACGCAATATCTATATTGGTCGGAAGATTTTGCCGCACTCTCAATTATCTTAACCTCAGAGCAACAAAAGGTGTATGAAGTAAAAACAGGCGCTCCACATGTATCACTTGCAAAGCGACCTGGGTGTGCATGGAAGGATTTGGGTCCCTGGGTGCTCAAACTGTCGCAGCTGGGGGACTGGGTCACGGTGCCAAAAGGCGAGTTTTCCCCATCTGGGCAAGCATACCGGATGTTAAAAAGGGGGACTTGGGTTTGTCACCGGGTGATGCTTGAATTATCGGCTGCTCCAGATCCTCAACACCTAATGATGATGGGTGAGGGGGGTGAGCCGGACTGGTTGAAGGACATCCCCCAACAGCTGTGGCCCACCAGCAAGAATGATTTTGGCCTCATAAAAGACTGTGAGCCCCTGGTGGTTAAACCAAAAAGCACCCATCgacccaaacaaaaacaatatcctCTAGGGAGGGAAGCCATTGATGGCATTCGACCTCTACATGAGGAATTAGTAAAAAGGGGGGCTATAGTACCCGCAACCGGAGCCCGTTGCAACTCGCCAATCCTCCCAGTTAGAAAGGCAAATGGGGAGTGGCGATTTGTACAAGATTTACGTCTAATTAATTTGGCAGTACACCAAAGAACCCCTATCGTACCTAACCCGATCACTTGTCTCTCTGGTGTTCCGCCGTCTGCCAAATGGTTTTCTGTGATTGATTTAGCAAATGCATTTTATAGTGTTCCAATTGAAAAAGGGTCACAAGAGTGGTTTGCGTTTGTATTTGAAGGCAAACAGTGGACTTGGACTCGAATGCCACAGGGCTATACAGAATCACCGGCCGTGTTTAGCGCAGCGATGCAGGCAAATTTAGCAGGATTCATACCCCCCCGAGGGGGTACGTTAATACAGTACGTCGATGATTTACTGCTGTGTTCTGAATCCGTTGAAGCAAGCGAGATCGATACTAGGGCTTTGTTGTGTTTTCTTGCAAGAGAGGGGCACAAAGTTAACAGGCAAAAGCTGCAGCTCTGTAAAAGAGAGGTAACTTATCTGGGCCATCTGCTGTCTGCTGAGGGGAAGTCCCTGTGTAAAGACAGAGTTGAGGCAATACTAAAGATACCGCAGCCGGTTACCAAGAAACAAATGATGACGTTTCTGGGGATGACTGGGTATTGCAGGGCTTGGATACTTGACTATGCCACTAAGGCACAGCCTTTGCAGGATTTGATACATACTAACCAAATGAAAATGACTGACGCAATTACTTGGACTACTGACAGTTTACAGGCATTTGAAGAACTGAAACAAGGACTGACTGCAAACCCCTGCCTAGGGATCCCTAACCACGAAAAACCCTTTAACTTGTATGTGTCTGAAAAGGACGGATTTATGTCAGCTGTGCTCACTCAGAGACATGGGGATAAACAGCGACCGGTGGGGTATTATTCAAAGCGCATGGATTCTGTGGTTAGAGGCAAGGTTGCCTGCATTCGAGCTGTGGCTGCTGCGTCGGAAGCGGTTAGCTGTTGTGTAGATTTAGTGCAAATGTCAGAATTGATAGTGCAGGTCCCCCATGCGGTCTCCGCTCTATTAAATCAATGCAAAACCGCACATTTAACTCCAGCCCGGCTCCTACACTATCAAAACGTGTTACTAACTATGCCAAATGTAACCATTCAAAGGTGTACCAATCTAAATCCTGCCACATTATTGCCAAATAGTGACGATGGGGAACCTCATGATTGTCAGCAAATAATAGAAATCGCGTGCACACCAAGACCAGATCTAAGAGATGAGCCTTTAGAGAACCCTGACCTTGTTCTCTATGTTGATGGATCTGCACAGCGGAATAACAAGGGAGAAGGGCTGGTGGCCTACGCAGTGGTAACTGACAGTTGTACTATAGAAGCAAAAAGGCTGCCCTCCCATTGGTCTGCTCAGGCTGCTGAACTAGTGGCACTCACCAGGGCGTGCCTCCTCTCTGAAGAACAGACAGTGACTATCTACACTGACAGCCGTTATGCCTTTGGAGTCGTACATGATTATGGGGCCTTGTGGAAACTACGGGACTTCCTTACAGCCTCAGGCAAGCCGATTAACAATGGTGAATTGGTAAAAAACCTCCTGGAAGCTATACAACGACCTAGGGAAATAGCCGTGGTAAAATGCGCAGCGCACACTAACTCCACTGACATTGTTTCCCTAGGAAACGCACGGGCAGATGCCGCAGCAAAGGCTGCTGCACAATCTGGCGATCCGGGCGaatctgtgtatctgtgtaactCATCTGTTGTTGATCAGTCTTTCTCTTTACAGGATATTATAGATCTCCAGGCTTCGGCAGatgagaaggagaaaagaaagtggAAGAAGGAGGGGGGTAGAATAGAGGCCGGGCTCTGGCTGGGGCCAAACGGGAAGCCTATACTACCCAGAGCCTGTTATCCCCTAATGTGTAAATGGGCACACGGCCTTGACCACGTGTCAAAAGGAGGGGTG GGTGCGAGCTGCCCTGCCGGATCCAGCTGA
- the LOC117398183 gene encoding uncharacterized protein LOC117398183 isoform X3 codes for MYRLLEPRPHRPWPWNDWGFRLMTVSLLSGILCVLLIFMITELPGDSSHSINGTDSQPGMNRTKRTLHVWSNEHGRKHADNGWWAMLNHSVRNTLNITEPCYVCSIMSHSAEEPFPLYPVEVPTSVLGPAMAVVTVTAEGGSDRDNCKLIVHSITSSCLSSGSDNSKSLLSMFDPTLDTSCYDNSSLLIHISWCDKLISRKTPQPTPMAQVMPRTAPFTNRTLCWCRGNIAEGRYMGLSNCVTYVHYVKQSTTDLLKKTKMSDSLQIGDTLIQAYPIKLGPGENGAGTFMNHYWVCGQAVYLSLPKHWFGCCAFVTLNTTMKVFKVNESHKVHKRVKRSQFFSPNDVPLDSRRSGKGDKLAGALFPWFGVSQNAHEIDKVAYELETLTNLTTEGFQIMQPEIRAIRIMVMQNRMVLDMLLAEQGGVCHLVGEHCCTYIPDGDTNLTEVVQHLSTLRERLVNEHAYDTGWDPFSWIQSIFGFWGTNLFHWIIYGLVVIIALIILITCVKKLCTKILDNALTMPLLTTENLRNEDNDPFRDMDDDVV; via the coding sequence ATGTACCGGCTATTGGAGCCCCGACCACACAGACCGTGGCCCTGGAATGATTGGGGTTTTCGACTCATGACTGTGTCTTTGCTCAGTGGCATTCTGTGTGTACTCCTTATTTTCATGATAACTGAACTCCCGGGAGACAGTAGCCACAGTATTAACGGTACTGATAGCCAACCTGGGATGAACAGAACAAAAAGGACACTCCATGTTTGGAGCAATGAACATGGCAGGAAACATGCCGACAATGGGTGGTGGGCTATGCTTAATCACTCTGTACGGAACACGTTGAACATTACTGAACCCTGTTATGTATGCTCCATTATGTCTCACTCAGCGGAGGAGCCTTTTCCCTTATATCCTGTGGAAGTCCCAACCAGTGTATTGGGCCCTGCTATGGCCGTCGTAACTGTTACTGCAGAAGGAGGATCAGACCGCGATAATTGTAAATTGATTGTGCATAGCATAACCTCATCCTGCCTCTCCTCCGGTTCCGATAACTCAAAAAGCCTATTGTCTATGTTCGACCCCACACTTGATACAAGTTGCTATGACAACAGTAGTCTCTTGATACATATTAGTTGGTGTGATAAATTGATAAGTAGAAAGACACCACAGCCCACTCCAATGGCCCAAGTGATGCCAAGAACTGCTCCCTTCACCAACAGAACGCTCTGCTGGTGTAGGGGGAACATAGCTGAAGGTAGATATATGGGTTTGTCAAACTGTGTAACTTACGTACATTACGTAAAACAGTCAACCACTGATCTCCTAAAGAAAACGAAGATGAGTGATtcccttcaaattggtgatacTTTAATACAAGCCTATCCCATAAAATTGGGCCCTGGTGAGAATGGGGCAGGAACGTTCATGAATCACTATTGGGTATGTGGACAGGCGGTTTATCTTAGCCTGCCAAAGCATTGGTTCGGGTGTTGTGCTTTCGTAACCCTCAATACCACTATGAAAGTGTTCAAGGTGAATGAATCACATAAGGTACACAAAAGAGTTAAGCGGAGTCAGTTTTTCTCCCCCAACGATGTTCCTCTTGATTCTCGCAGATCTGGAAAAGGGGATAAACTAGCGGGGGCATTATTCCCATGGTTTGGGGTGAGTCAAAATGCGCATGAAATTGATAAAGTAGCGTATGAGCTAGAAACATTGACTAACCTAACTACTGAAGGTTTCCAGATAATGCAGCCTGAGATAAGAGCCATCAGAATTATGGTAATGCAAAATCGAATGGTATTGGATATGTTGTTAGCAGAACAGGGGGGAGTCTGCCACCTAGTGGGGGAACACTGTTGCACATACATACCAGACGGAGATACAAATTTAACCGAAGTAGTACAGCATTTGTCTACACTCCGGGAACGTTTGGTCAATGAGCATGCTTATGATACTGGTTGGGACCCGTTCTCCTGGATCCAATCTATATTTGGGTTCTGGGGAACAAACCTGTTTCACTGGATAATATATGGGCTGGTTGTGATAATTgcattaataatattaatcacTTGTGTGAAAAAGCTTTGTACTAAAATTTTGGATAATGCTCTAACTATGCCATTGCTTACTACTGAGAACTTGCGTAATGAAGATAATGACCCTTTCAGGGACATGGATGATGATGTTGTATAA
- the LOC117398183 gene encoding uncharacterized protein LOC117398183 isoform X2 → MSGYNVVKCKKNTYSIENIWQRTEVQVFKCILYKLTIGKSSCQWTGRIVDSFPKKKYYSKCAICVKIGGFTVWQNNIKLESACLKIVGSVGEIMGAAKSRATNVDCKSLTGCQKKLHDRWGSGPLGQSDLWYAKSSFPLGGTLSVTKLATCKNELQQWEKRKKKRKGRIDWESFRKWERMAEEELEKQDKGKKELMMQTVQDKKTSRNKKLERLAPPPYCSHTSPSAPPLPEHREESESESEESSSTVTTSSRSEGESSTPTSPSKEEEKPSPIKTRSKEKKKEKKEVEAFPLVTYPNPQPRPPQGDGGAGNWTPTISVQRDWDVGEMKEIAKDLPDHRKDSGQFETQVQALVQMYRPSAAEIGQVLRRKLGLDWPAVSGTFDTRLLYPDGPNDGAYDRQLKELLERIIKKWPVLPDWTMIHNCKQGNDESWDDYYARLLKCYRDHSGLKPTDAHFNEMLKTVIMNGIKPDLRGSVAQSCIGWETRELEHLLTHIVHQNRQQLAKVQKKKEEKEKEQKKLQGVQLQYYQAQAGGQRGRGAGRRGGGKGQQPWQGCELPCRIQLKDPDTAFAPGTG, encoded by the exons ATGTCAGGATATAACGTAGTAAAGTGTAAGAAGAATACGTATAGTATAGAGAATATTTGGCAGAGGACTGAGGTCCAGGTGTTTAAGTGTATACTGTATAAACTAACCATAGGAAAAAGTTCATGTCAGTGGACCGGACGAATAGTAGAttcatttcctaaaaaaaaatattacagtaagTGTGCAATTTGTGTTAAAATTGGAGGGTTTACAGTTTGgcaaaacaatataaaattaGAAAGTGCGTGTCTGAAAATAGTAGGATCTGTAGGTGAGATAATGGGTGCGGCAAAGAGTAGGGCGACCAATGTCGACTGTAAAAGTCTGACAGGATGTCAGAAAAAATTACATGACAGATGGGGATCAGGTCCCCTGGGACAGAGTGACTTATGGTACGCTAAATCCAGCTTCCCCTTGGGAGGAACATTGAGTGTAACTAAGTTAGCCACTTGCAAGAATGAGTTACAACAGTGGGAGAAacgaaagaaaaagagaaaggggAGGATAGATTGGGAGAGCTTTAGAAAATGGGAGAGAATGGCGGAGGAGGAGTTAGAAAAACAGGACAAAGGGAAAAAGGAGCTTATGATGCAGACAGTGCAGGATAAGAAAACAAGTAGGAACAAGAAGCTAGAACGCCTGGCACCCCCTCCCTATTGCAGCCACACTTCCCCCTCTGCACCGCCCCTGCCTGAACACCGagaagagagtgagagtgagtctGAGGAATCAAGTAGTACTGTGACGACCAGTTCCAGATCAGAAGGCGAATCCTCAACTCCGACCAGCCCCAGCAAGGAGGAAGAGAAACCGTCACCAATCAAGACAAGATCGAAAGAaaagaagaaggaaaaaaaagaggTCGAGGCGTTTCCTTTAGTAACCTATCCTAACCCACAGCCCAGACCACCACAAGGAGATGGAGGGGCAGGGAACTGGACCCCAACTATTTCTGTACAAAGAGACTGGGATGTGGGGGAAATGAAGGAAATAGCAAAAGACTTGCCAGACCATCGCAAAGACTCTGGTCAGTTTGAAACCCAGGTACAGGCACTGGTTCAAATGTACCGACCTAGCGCAGCTGAAATAGGGCAGGTGTTGCGCCGCAAACTGGGATTGGACTGGCCGGCTGTTAGCGGGACTTTTGATACAAGATTGTTGTACCCAGATGGCCCTAATGACGGGGCATATGATCGACAATTAAAAGAACTGTTAGAGCGGATCATAAAAAAATGGCCCGTATTACCAGACTGGACTATGATACATAATTGCAAACAAGGGAACGACGAATCATGGGATGATTACTATGCCCGTTTGTTAAAATGTTATCGAGATCACAGTGGACTAAAACCAACAGATGCCCACTTTAATGAAATGCTGAAAACTGTTATCATGAATGGTATTAAACCCGATCTCAGAGGATCTGTAGCCCAGTCCTGTATTGGCTGGGAAACAAGAGAGTTGGAACACCTTTTAACGCACATCGTGCATCAAAACCGACAACAACTggcaaaagtacagaaaaagaaagaagaaaaagaaaaggaacagAAGAAACTACAAGGAGTGCAATTACAGTACTATCAAGCACAAGCAGGCGGACAAAGAGGAAGAGGGGCGGGCAGACGAGGAGGTGGAAAGGGACAGCAGCCATGGCAAG GGTGCGAGCTGCCCTGCCGGATCCAGCTGAAGGACCCGGACACAGCATTCGCCCCGGGGACTGGGTAG